TTTTCAGACAGACGACGCGGCCGACGCTTTGGCGATCGCCATCAGCGCAACCAATGAGCTTAAGTGACAAGGCGAGCATCAAGACAAAACATATTATTTCGGTAAATTAAATTTATGCCCCAAAAGCTGAAGATCGCTTCTGTTTCCGCCGAATTGTCGCCGTTTACCAAAACGGGCGGTTTGGCTGACGTGGCCGGCAGCCTGCCTAAAGCCTTTTTTGAGCAGGGCGCCGAGGTCATTTGTATTACGCCGTTCTACGCGCAGGCGATCGATCGCGAAAAATTTGAGCTTAAATTGATCGGGGAAAACGTGGAATTGCGGATCAACAGCGAAGAAACCGTCAATGTGAGCTATTGGCAGGGCTGGCTGGAAGAAGGTCTGCCGGTTTATTTCATCGAAAACGCCAAATATTTTTCGCGCAAAAAAGAACTTTACGGGTCGCAGCATGAGAACGCCCGTTTTTTTGTTTTTGACCTGGCCGCGCTCAAATTGCTTTCGCTCTTGAAATTTTCGGCCGACATCATCCATTGCCATGATTGGCAAGCCGGCCTGATCCCTTATTTCTTAAAAACAGATTTCCGCTACTCGGATACTTTAGCCAAGACCAAAACCGTTTATACGATCCATAATTTGGTTTTTCAGCTGGGGCATGATTGGTGGGAAGTGCCGGCTGAAAAAAGGGACTCGGGACATACGCCTTTGCCGCTGCTTGCCGATCCGGATTTAGAGTTCATTAATTTCGCCAAGCGGGCCATCCTTTCCGCCGATGCCATCACCACGGTCAGCGAAACTTACCGCGAGGAAATAATGACCAATGAATCCGGAGAAGATCTGCACCGCATTCTGACTAATCGGCAAGACCGGTTTTTCGGCATCGTCAACGGCATCAATGAAGCCGCTTGGAATCCGGATAACGATCCCGGGCTTTATTGCAATTATTCCCGAAAGAATTTCAGCCTCAAAGAGGAGAATAAAAAATCTTTTCAAAAAAAATTCGGCTTGACTGTCGATACCGGCCTGCCGATAGCTTGTGGCACATCCAGGATGACTTTTCAAAAAGGTTTTGAATTGATTCTGGAAACTCTGCCTCATCTTTTAGAATTGGATTTGCAGATCGTTTTGATCGGCGCTTGCGGCAAGGAATATCTCGGCCGCCTGAAAAAGATCGCCAACCAGCATCCGAAAAAAATATTGCTTCTGCCGACTCACGAAGATTGCATGAAATATGAAACTTTCGCTTATGCCGCTTCGGATTTTTTTCTGATGCCTTCCGAATATGAGCCTTGCGGGCTTAACCAGATGATCGCCATGCGCTATGGCTGCGTGCCGATCGTCCACCGCGTCGGCGGGCTTAATGATACGGTGAATGATTATAATCCGGTGACGGGCCGGGGGACTGGTTTTGCTTTTGACCGATCCGACAGCTACCAGTTTTATGGGGCGGTCATCCGGGCAATGGAAGAATACGGCCATAAGGAAAGATGGAAAAAAATAGTTGCCGAGATCATGGAAAAATCCAACGCCTGGGAAATTCCGGCTAAAAAATATCTCAAATTATTCCGCAAGATCATTAAGAGTTAAAAATATTTTTTGTGAATAATTATTCGATTCGTAGGGTTTGTAGTATTCGCGTATAATTCGTAGTATTCGTATTATATTTTTTATGCTTTGGATAAATTTTCTCCATCTTTATCAGCCGCCGGATTCGGAAAGCTACATCATTAAGGAAGCGACGGAAAAAAGCTATGAGCGGATCGTGGCGGCTTTGGAAAATAATCCGTCGACCAAGATCACCATGAACATCACCGGCTGTCTGATCGAACGCTGGCAAGAATTGCATTATTTTGATCTGCTCGAACGGTTGAAGAAATTGATCGCCTCCGGCCGGATCGAGCTCTGCGGCAGCGTGGCTTATCATTGCCTGATGCCTTTGGTGCCAAAAAAGGAAGTGGCCCGGCAGATCAAGGAAAATACCCGGATCTTAAAAGCGGTTTTTGGCGAGGACTTGAAATTGCGCGGTTTCTTCATGCCGGAAATGGCTTACGGCCCTGACGCGGCCAAGATAGTGAAAAATTCCGGTTTTGAATGGCTGATCCTTGATGAGATCTGCCATTCGGGAAAGCTGGGCGAAGTCGATTTCTCCAAAGTCTACCGCGACAAGGCCAGCGGGATGAAAGTGATCTTCCGCTCCCGCAAATTTTCCACTTGCTATGTTCCCAAAATGATCAATAAAAAATATCCTTATCAAGAATTGTTGATCACGGCCACGGACGGCGAATTGTACGGTTTGCATTATCGCGATAAGAGCGGCGAATTTGAAAAGGCTTTAAGTAATCCGGCCGTGCAGACCGCGACTATTTCCAGTTTTATCAATTCGCGGAAACCGCTGTATGTCGCGGAATTAGCGCGGGGTAATTGGGAGTCTTCCGAGGCGGAAATACAGGGCGATAATCCTTATTCGCTTTGGTCCGATCGGAAAAACCAGGTGCATTTGAAATTATGGCGGTTTGCCGAAATGATCATCTCTTTGGTGGAAAAATATCGCCTAGACCGCAACCGGAAATGGTCGCATTATTATTTGTCGCGCGGATTGGCCAGCTGCACTTTTTGGTGGGCTTCGGCCAAAGACTTCAGCCATTTATTCGGGCCGACCGCCTGGAATCCGGACGCGATCGAGCGGGGAGTGAATAATTTGATCCGCGCCGTGCGCTCGATCGAAGATAAGAACAGCCGCGACGAAAAGATCCGCGCTGAAGCGGAATGCCTGAAGATCAAGCAGCTGATCTGGCAGAAGCATTGGGAAGAGCACTGGGGCAACAAGAAGTGAAAAGTTGAAAGTTAAAAGTAAAAAAGTGTAATCAATATTTTATGGAAAAAAAGATTAAGGTTTTAATGGTTGCTTCCGAGGCCGCGCCGATCGTTAAGGTCGGCGGTTTGGGCGATGTGATCGGCAGTTTGCCCGCGGCGCTGGCCAAACTTGGCTGTGAAGTGAGAATAATCATTCCTTTAAGTTTGGGGGTGGATAAAGAAAAATACCGGCTGAAAAAAATATGTTCCGGCCTTAAAATAAATTTTTCCGGCAAAAGTTTTGCCGTTGATCTTTGGGAAACAAGATCGGCCGTGCCCGGAGCCATTGTTTATTTGGTGGAAAATGACCATTATTTCGGGCGCGAAGCGGTTTATCCCGCCTCTTCCCTGGCCAGCGACGCCAGCTTGGCGGAAAAATTCCTTTTTTTCGAATTGGCCGCGCTGGAATCATTGCCGGTTTTGAAATTTATCCCGGACATCATCCATTGCCATGATTTTTTCAGCGGTCTGATCCCGGTTTTGTTGAAAATGGAAAAATTTCAGCGGCTTAAAAATATTAAAACTTTATACACCATTCATAATTTCGAGCATCAGGGCAAGGTTGTTCCGAAATTATTAGAGCTGGGCGATCTGCATCCTGATAAGCTGGCTTCTTTGGCGCGGGACGCCGCCGATGGTGATATAAATTTCATGGTGCAGGGGATCATCAATGCCGATCTGGTCAATACGGTCAGCCCGGCTTACGCCAGGGAAATTTTGACCGGCGAATATTCCGCCGGCCTGGGCAAAATAACCAAGGCGTATCGGCGCAAGATTTTCGGCGTTTTAAACGGCATTGATACGGATTTCTTCAACCCGAGCACGGATAAATTGATCAAGCAGCGCTATTCCGCCAAAGATTTGGAGAAAAAAACCGTTAACAAATTATTTTTGCAAAAAAAACTTGGTTTGCCGGCGGACGGGAAAATCCCCGTAGTGGCGATGATCTCCCGCCTGTCCGATCAAAAAGGCTGGGAGCTGATCACGGAAAAGCTGATCGAGCAAGATTGCCAATTTGTTTTTTTGGGCGAGGGCGACCAGCGCTACGCCGATCTGCTTGCTGATCTGGAAAAAAATCATCCGGAGAAAGTACGGTCGATCATCGGCTTCGAACCGGTCTTGGCCAACCAAATTTACGCCGCCGCCGATATATTTTTGGTCCCGTCGCGCTTCGAACCGTGCGGCTTGACCCAGATGATCTCCGCCCGTTATGGCACCGTGATCGTCGCCCGCGCTACCGGCGGATTGAAAGATACGGTGACCCCTGACATCGGTTTTACCTTCAAAGATTTCTCTGCCCCGGCGCTATTTTTGACCTTAAAAAAGGCATTGGACTGCTATTGGTATCAGCCAAAAAAATGGCTAAAATTAAAAAATAATTGCTTAAAAAAAGATTTTTCCTGGTCAAAAACAGCCAGGGGGTATTTACATCTTTACAAAAAGCTGGTAGGATAGAACCAGTTTTGCTCTTGACTATTTTTATTTTTAATGCTATTATCTTATAACTTAATATATCAAATAAAAAGTATCAGTCGATACTTATTATTTTTTCAACGACAAGAACCCCAAGCTCTTGTTATGGGACAGCCCCATTATCTATATGGCTAACGAAAACAGCACAAAATTAAACACCAACGAAATTGTGAAAAGTCTTTTAGGCAGACTTTCCAAAAAAGAACGGGACATTATCACCCGTCGGTTTGGTTTGAAGGATGGCGAAAAAGAAACTTTGGAATCGGTTGGCGGCCTGCACAATCTGACTCGCGAAAGAATTCGCCAGATTGAGAATGCCACCATCAAGAAATTGCGCGAGGTCAAGGAGCTGAAAGAGGAATTGATTGACTTGCGCGAACTCACCAATCAGCTTTTAGTCGAGCACGGCGGTTTGGCGGAAAAGGAATATCTGTTCCATCTCCTGAACACTTTCTCTCCGGTAGAGTACCAGAGCGATGATTATGACGTGGAAAAGAATCAGTATGATTTTATGCTTTCCCGCTTGCTCCATGACGAATTCGAAGAGATCAAAGATTCCGATATCTTCAAGACTTCTTATAAATTGAAGAGCGAATCTTTGGAGCACCTGGAAGCTTTGGCCAGAGAATTAGTCAGGGGCATCACTGATTTGAAAGAAGTGATCAAGACTGATGGGGCGATCGATCTGATCACCAAGACTGATATTTACGGCGAACATAAGGATAAGTTGGCC
The window above is part of the Patescibacteria group bacterium genome. Proteins encoded here:
- a CDS encoding glycogen/starch synthase, producing the protein MPQKLKIASVSAELSPFTKTGGLADVAGSLPKAFFEQGAEVICITPFYAQAIDREKFELKLIGENVELRINSEETVNVSYWQGWLEEGLPVYFIENAKYFSRKKELYGSQHENARFFVFDLAALKLLSLLKFSADIIHCHDWQAGLIPYFLKTDFRYSDTLAKTKTVYTIHNLVFQLGHDWWEVPAEKRDSGHTPLPLLADPDLEFINFAKRAILSADAITTVSETYREEIMTNESGEDLHRILTNRQDRFFGIVNGINEAAWNPDNDPGLYCNYSRKNFSLKEENKKSFQKKFGLTVDTGLPIACGTSRMTFQKGFELILETLPHLLELDLQIVLIGACGKEYLGRLKKIANQHPKKILLLPTHEDCMKYETFAYAASDFFLMPSEYEPCGLNQMIAMRYGCVPIVHRVGGLNDTVNDYNPVTGRGTGFAFDRSDSYQFYGAVIRAMEEYGHKERWKKIVAEIMEKSNAWEIPAKKYLKLFRKIIKS
- a CDS encoding glycogen/starch synthase translates to MEKKIKVLMVASEAAPIVKVGGLGDVIGSLPAALAKLGCEVRIIIPLSLGVDKEKYRLKKICSGLKINFSGKSFAVDLWETRSAVPGAIVYLVENDHYFGREAVYPASSLASDASLAEKFLFFELAALESLPVLKFIPDIIHCHDFFSGLIPVLLKMEKFQRLKNIKTLYTIHNFEHQGKVVPKLLELGDLHPDKLASLARDAADGDINFMVQGIINADLVNTVSPAYAREILTGEYSAGLGKITKAYRRKIFGVLNGIDTDFFNPSTDKLIKQRYSAKDLEKKTVNKLFLQKKLGLPADGKIPVVAMISRLSDQKGWELITEKLIEQDCQFVFLGEGDQRYADLLADLEKNHPEKVRSIIGFEPVLANQIYAAADIFLVPSRFEPCGLTQMISARYGTVIVARATGGLKDTVTPDIGFTFKDFSAPALFLTLKKALDCYWYQPKKWLKLKNNCLKKDFSWSKTARGYLHLYKKLVG
- a CDS encoding sigma factor-like helix-turn-helix DNA-binding protein; the protein is MANENSTKLNTNEIVKSLLGRLSKKERDIITRRFGLKDGEKETLESVGGLHNLTRERIRQIENATIKKLREVKELKEELIDLRELTNQLLVEHGGLAEKEYLFHLLNTFSPVEYQSDDYDVEKNQYDFMLSRLLHDEFEEIKDSDIFKTSYKLKSESLEHLEALARELVRGITDLKEVIKTDGAIDLITKTDIYGEHKDKLAVPSEIDVSSYWNGALFDEDSELINNNKILYSLLVAVKEIEQNKFGFWGVYSSEEIAPKTINHKIYLVLKNQGKPMHFVDIAKRINEVSFDHKTANPATVHNELILDPKYVLIGRGIYGLKEWGYKEGVVADVIRDILTESGPLSKEEIIKKVLENRMVKNTTINLALMDKDVFEKVGEKYQVKK